In Patescibacteria group bacterium, one DNA window encodes the following:
- a CDS encoding DUF3850 domain-containing protein has product MRIEKKIWPEFFDKISRGEKNFELRLADWECKPGDILVLREWDPEKKDYTGRVLEKEVTYVLKTKDVKFFTPEEVEKYGWQIISFK; this is encoded by the coding sequence ATGAGAATAGAAAAGAAAATTTGGCCTGAATTTTTTGATAAAATTTCTCGCGGCGAGAAAAATTTTGAGTTGCGTTTGGCCGACTGGGAGTGCAAACCGGGCGACATTTTAGTTTTACGCGAATGGGATCCGGAGAAAAAAGATTATACCGGTCGAGTTTTGGAAAAAGAAGTGACTTATGTTTTAAAAACAAAAGATGTAAAATTCTTCACACCGGAGGAAGTAGAAAAATATGGCTGGCAAATAATTTCTTTTAAATAA
- a CDS encoding DUF333 domain-containing protein, with translation MKKLFLLVSLVFLGAGCGANMPANQNINSAPATNEQVGIANPASVNCEEKGGILKIEKRGGGGEFGVCYFEDNRQCEEWALFRDECPVGGRKVTGYITEAARYCAITGGEYIITDETASPEEGNCKLPGGTVCDAWDFYNGKCSKN, from the coding sequence ATGAAAAAATTATTTCTTCTCGTGAGCTTAGTTTTTCTCGGCGCGGGATGCGGTGCGAACATGCCGGCAAATCAAAATATAAATTCAGCGCCAGCGACAAACGAACAGGTTGGCATTGCAAATCCGGCCTCAGTTAATTGTGAAGAAAAGGGCGGAATACTGAAGATTGAAAAGCGTGGCGGCGGTGGCGAATTCGGAGTTTGTTATTTTGAAGATAATCGCCAGTGCGAGGAGTGGGCGCTTTTTCGCGACGAATGCCCGGTTGGCGGCCGGAAAGTGACTGGATATATAACTGAAGCGGCGCGTTACTGCGCGATTACTGGCGGTGAATATATAATTACAGACGAGACGGCAAGTCCGGAAGAAGGAAATTGTAAATTGCCAGGTGGGACAGTTTGTGATGCATGGGATTTTTATAATGGTAAGTGCAGCAAAAATTAA